One stretch of Oceanimonas pelagia DNA includes these proteins:
- a CDS encoding chemotaxis protein CheW: MSNHRNLAENLAEDEVLQWVTFRLDNETYGINVMQVQEVLRYSDIAPVPGAPDYVLGIINLRGNVVTVLDTRLRFGLQPAEVSDNTRIVIIEAEKQVIGILVDSVAEVVYLKSSEIESAPNVGTSESARFIQGVCNRENELLILVDLDKLLSDDEWEELSQL, translated from the coding sequence ATGAGCAATCATCGCAATCTGGCGGAAAATCTGGCTGAAGACGAAGTGTTGCAGTGGGTGACCTTTCGCCTCGACAACGAAACCTACGGCATCAATGTGATGCAGGTGCAGGAGGTGCTGCGCTACAGCGACATCGCGCCGGTGCCCGGCGCCCCCGACTATGTGCTGGGTATCATCAACCTGCGCGGCAACGTGGTCACCGTGCTCGACACCCGGCTGCGCTTTGGCCTGCAGCCCGCCGAGGTCAGTGACAACACCCGCATCGTGATCATCGAGGCGGAAAAGCAGGTCATCGGCATTCTGGTGGACAGCGTGGCCGAGGTGGTTTACCTCAAGTCGTCGGAAATCGAAAGCGCCCCCAATGTGGGCACCAGCGAGAGCGCGCGCTTTATTCAGGGCGTGTGCAACCGGGAGAACGAGCTGCTGATCCTGGTGGATCTCGACAAGCTGCTGTCCGACGACGAGTGGGAAGAGCTGAGCCAGCTCTGA
- a CDS encoding protein-glutamate methylesterase/protein-glutamine glutaminase yields MTIRVLVVDDSSFFRRRVSEILAQDPLLEVIDTAANGREAVEKVKTLRPDVITMDIEMPVMDGISAVREIMKVSPTPVLMFSSLTHEGARATLEALDAGAMDFLPKRFEDIARSKEEAILQLQQRVRAIARRRPRVASPRPASTLSSLPSRTAPVRAPAAAFSRPNAGEPAQPVVAAERRSLPRRSGKSYQLLAIGTSTGGPVALQAVLTRLPANFPHPIVLVQHMPGTFTTAFAARLDGLCQIRVKEAEDGDVLRPGHAYLAPGGRQMMFEGRPGAARLRILDGNDKVNYKPCVDITFASAAKVYGGKVLAVVLTGMGADGRDGARLLKEQGASVWAQDEETCVVYGMPQAVAKAGIATESLPLPLIGEAIVHEMAG; encoded by the coding sequence ATGACTATTCGGGTTTTGGTGGTCGACGATTCCAGTTTTTTCCGCCGGCGGGTCAGCGAGATCCTGGCGCAGGATCCCTTGCTGGAGGTGATCGACACCGCCGCCAACGGCCGCGAGGCGGTGGAAAAGGTGAAGACGCTGCGACCGGACGTGATCACCATGGACATAGAAATGCCGGTGATGGACGGCATCAGCGCGGTGCGCGAGATCATGAAGGTTTCGCCCACGCCGGTGCTGATGTTTTCTTCCCTCACTCACGAGGGCGCCCGGGCCACCCTGGAGGCACTGGACGCCGGTGCCATGGATTTTTTGCCCAAGCGCTTTGAAGACATCGCCCGCAGCAAGGAAGAGGCCATTTTGCAGCTGCAGCAGCGGGTGCGCGCCATTGCCCGGCGCCGGCCGCGGGTGGCAAGCCCGCGGCCGGCCTCCACGCTGTCGTCGCTGCCGTCCCGGACCGCGCCGGTGCGCGCTCCCGCGGCCGCCTTCAGCCGCCCGAATGCCGGTGAGCCGGCTCAGCCGGTGGTGGCAGCGGAGCGGCGCAGTCTGCCCCGGCGCAGCGGCAAGAGTTACCAGCTGCTGGCTATTGGCACTTCCACCGGCGGCCCGGTGGCGTTGCAGGCGGTGCTGACCAGGCTGCCGGCCAACTTTCCCCATCCCATCGTGCTGGTACAGCACATGCCGGGCACCTTTACCACCGCCTTTGCCGCCCGGCTCGACGGCCTGTGCCAGATCCGCGTGAAAGAGGCGGAAGACGGCGACGTGTTGCGTCCGGGCCATGCCTACCTGGCCCCCGGCGGCCGGCAGATGATGTTTGAAGGCCGCCCCGGCGCGGCCCGGCTGCGCATTCTCGACGGTAACGACAAGGTCAATTACAAGCCCTGTGTCGACATTACCTTCGCCTCGGCCGCCAAGGTATATGGCGGCAAGGTGCTGGCGGTGGTGCTCACCGGCATGGGTGCCGACGGCCGCGACGGCGCCCGCCTGCTGAAAGAGCAGGGCGCCAGCGTCTGGGCCCAGGACGAGGAAACCTGCGTGGTCTATGGCATGCCCCAGGCGGTGGCCAAGGCCGGCATCGCCACCGAGTCGCTGCCGCTGCCGCTGATCGGTGAGGCCATCGTTCACGAAATGGCGGGCTGA
- a CDS encoding DUF2802 domain-containing protein — protein MIGETALILAVLALLLAMAAMGIAWMMWRRSQRKLEAMSTLMRELSRSRDSYRKQLEELQAANIGLGKKLTELGRQLVSLREQQQELALKDPQSRLYSRAARMVQLGADIEEIMAECEMPRAEAELLLSLHRQRG, from the coding sequence ATGATCGGCGAAACCGCACTGATCCTGGCGGTGCTGGCGCTGTTGCTGGCCATGGCCGCCATGGGCATCGCCTGGATGATGTGGCGCCGCAGCCAGCGCAAGCTGGAGGCCATGAGCACCCTGATGCGGGAGCTGTCCCGCAGCCGCGACAGTTACCGCAAGCAGCTGGAAGAGCTGCAGGCGGCCAATATCGGCCTGGGCAAAAAGCTCACCGAGCTGGGCCGGCAGCTGGTGAGCCTGCGCGAACAGCAGCAGGAGCTGGCGCTCAAGGATCCCCAGAGCCGGCTCTACAGTCGCGCCGCCCGCATGGTGCAGCTGGGGGCCGACATCGAGGAGATCATGGCCGAGTGTGAAATGCCCCGGGCCGAGGCCGAGTTGTTGCTGTCGCTGCACCGGCAACGGGGCTAA
- a CDS encoding protein phosphatase CheZ produces MTQPQGLISLEQARNLVALLEQGDQAGADRFMTEVCMPHADALLEQVGQLTRQLHDALQEFRNDPRLPELAQTDIPDARERLNYVIDMTDKAANRTMDAVEASLPIADRLNDRIQQVMPGWRGLMQRQLELNKFKELCYQLDDFLQDSEQDADRLRQLLTEILMAQDYQDLTGQVIRRVIKLVQEVEAKLVDILSVFGRLTGEQAGNRTPPAAGRSEAIEAEGPIINREQRDDVVSDQDEVDDLLSSLGF; encoded by the coding sequence ATGACACAACCACAAGGACTGATCAGTCTGGAACAGGCCCGAAACCTGGTGGCACTGCTGGAGCAGGGAGATCAGGCCGGGGCCGATCGTTTTATGACCGAGGTCTGCATGCCTCATGCGGACGCCCTGCTGGAGCAGGTGGGGCAGCTGACCCGTCAGCTGCACGATGCGCTGCAGGAGTTTCGTAACGACCCCCGTCTGCCGGAGCTGGCCCAGACCGATATTCCCGATGCCCGTGAGCGCCTGAATTACGTCATCGACATGACCGACAAGGCCGCCAACCGGACCATGGATGCGGTGGAAGCCAGCCTGCCCATTGCCGACCGGCTCAACGATCGCATTCAGCAGGTGATGCCGGGCTGGCGCGGGTTGATGCAACGGCAGCTTGAGCTTAACAAGTTCAAGGAACTTTGCTACCAGCTCGACGATTTTCTCCAGGATTCCGAACAGGATGCCGACCGGCTGCGCCAGTTGCTGACCGAGATCCTGATGGCCCAGGACTACCAGGATCTCACCGGTCAGGTGATTCGCCGGGTGATCAAGCTGGTGCAGGAGGTGGAAGCCAAGCTGGTAGACATTCTGTCGGTATTTGGTCGCCTGACCGGTGAGCAGGCAGGCAACCGGACCCCGCCGGCGGCCGGCCGGAGCGAGGCCATTGAGGCCGAGGGGCCCATCATCAACAGGGAACAGCGTGATGACGTGGTCTCGGATCAGGATGAAGTGGACGATCTGCTGTCCAGTCTGGGATTTTAA
- a CDS encoding ParA family protein: MIVWTVANQKGGVGKTTSVVALAGLLAQRNKRVLLIDTDPHGSLSAYLDYNSDTLAGTLFDLFQVPGAGRAELERVALATRFEGITLLPASISLATLERTSSSREGMGLVLKRLLAQVKDEFDVAIIDCPPVLGVMMVNALAACDRILVPVQTEFLALKGLERMVSTFKLMHKARKDGFNYTVVPTMYDQRTRASVQSLESLKEQYGDRVWPAVIPVDTKFRDASLRHEPPSYFARGSRGVYAYQTLLRYLWRLDGGDQPL, encoded by the coding sequence GTGATAGTCTGGACCGTAGCAAATCAGAAAGGCGGCGTCGGCAAAACCACCTCGGTGGTGGCTCTGGCCGGCCTGCTGGCGCAGCGCAACAAGCGGGTGCTGCTGATCGACACCGATCCCCACGGTTCGCTCAGCGCCTACCTGGATTACAACTCCGATACCCTGGCCGGCACCCTGTTTGATCTGTTTCAGGTGCCCGGGGCGGGGCGCGCCGAGCTGGAGCGGGTGGCACTGGCCACCCGCTTTGAGGGCATCACCCTGTTGCCCGCATCCATCTCCCTGGCCACCCTGGAGCGTACCTCCAGCAGCCGGGAAGGCATGGGGCTGGTGCTCAAGCGGCTGCTGGCGCAGGTGAAAGACGAGTTCGATGTGGCCATTATCGACTGCCCGCCGGTGCTGGGGGTGATGATGGTTAACGCCCTGGCCGCCTGTGACCGCATTCTGGTGCCGGTACAGACCGAGTTTCTGGCGCTGAAGGGGCTGGAGCGCATGGTCAGCACCTTTAAACTGATGCACAAGGCGCGCAAGGACGGATTTAATTACACCGTGGTGCCGACCATGTATGATCAGCGCACCCGGGCCTCGGTGCAGAGCCTCGAGAGCCTGAAAGAACAATACGGCGACCGGGTGTGGCCGGCGGTGATTCCGGTGGACACCAAGTTTCGTGACGCCAGCCTGCGCCACGAGCCACCATCCTATTTCGCCAGGGGCAGCCGGGGGGTGTATGCCTACCAGACCCTGCTGCGCTATTTGTGGCGTCTCGACGGAGGAGACCAGCCATTATGA
- a CDS encoding flagellar motor protein MotB — protein MKRRSLLPARHDQHTERWLVSYADYMTLAFALFVMLYAVHASRSELRQPVVDGVQQALGQLGMRPDKQGALERQGQPALPVSAQPAATSSANSLHEFSLGLGERLAPLVERRLASIEQGENELVLTLDGRLLFAEGSALLGANSEPVFAALLPLLARDNHFLRVRGFADNVAVSNELYVSDWQLSAERARVVLERLAGGGVAPQRLRLEAYGQYRPAERDRGEAGRSLNRRVEIAVSSRCWQPPERPAPVRTLPPDDNGGLQVYELPGGGIRITNDRMTP, from the coding sequence ATGAAGCGGCGTTCGTTGCTGCCCGCCCGCCACGACCAGCATACCGAGCGCTGGCTGGTGTCCTACGCCGACTACATGACCCTGGCCTTTGCGCTGTTTGTGATGCTGTATGCGGTGCATGCCTCGCGCAGTGAACTGCGCCAGCCGGTGGTGGACGGGGTACAGCAGGCGCTGGGGCAGCTGGGCATGCGCCCCGACAAACAGGGGGCGCTGGAGCGCCAGGGCCAGCCGGCACTGCCGGTGAGCGCACAGCCGGCGGCGACGTCTTCCGCCAACAGCCTGCACGAATTCAGCCTGGGCCTGGGAGAGCGGCTGGCACCCCTGGTCGAGCGCCGTCTCGCCAGCATTGAGCAGGGCGAAAACGAGCTGGTGCTGACCCTGGACGGCCGCCTGCTGTTTGCCGAGGGCAGCGCCCTGCTCGGGGCCAACAGCGAGCCGGTGTTTGCGGCCCTGCTGCCGCTGCTGGCCCGGGATAATCATTTTTTGCGGGTGCGCGGCTTTGCCGACAACGTGGCGGTGAGCAACGAGCTGTATGTGTCTGACTGGCAGCTGTCCGCCGAGCGCGCCCGGGTGGTGCTGGAGCGCCTGGCCGGCGGTGGTGTCGCTCCCCAGCGGCTGCGGCTTGAGGCCTATGGCCAGTACCGCCCCGCGGAGCGGGACAGAGGAGAGGCCGGGCGCTCCCTCAACCGGCGGGTGGAAATCGCGGTTTCCAGCCGGTGCTGGCAGCCCCCCGAGAGGCCGGCACCGGTCCGCACCCTGCCGCCGGACGACAACGGCGGCCTGCAGGTGTATGAGCTGCCGGGGGGCGGCATTCGCATTACCAACGACAGGATGACCCCGTGA
- a CDS encoding chemotaxis protein CheW, translated as MMNQRQFAALDDYFGALLEESEPRPQAAVVSARPEPVVPAYADPQEDERRRSLETLLATVAELKEEEAAAAEPAEQLPDQAPKVTPQVKTEAPAPVATPEPVVQPEPAAPAWRNMDTEARFQALFFEVAGMTFAVPLTHLGGIYQLSKLTSLFGKPAWFSGIMTERERQLSVVDTARWAMPGHTQDEEYQYVVTLGESSWGLACHQLKGTAQLSREQVKWRTTPGSRPWLAGMVKEKMCALLHVDALIALLEQGKNIDGQRV; from the coding sequence ATTATGAACCAACGTCAGTTTGCGGCTCTCGATGATTACTTCGGCGCCCTGCTGGAAGAGAGCGAGCCCCGGCCGCAGGCGGCGGTCGTGTCCGCCAGGCCCGAGCCCGTGGTGCCGGCCTATGCGGATCCGCAGGAGGACGAGCGGCGCCGGTCGCTGGAGACCCTGCTGGCCACGGTGGCCGAGCTGAAGGAAGAAGAGGCGGCCGCCGCCGAGCCGGCCGAACAGCTGCCCGATCAGGCGCCGAAGGTGACGCCGCAAGTCAAAACCGAGGCGCCGGCTCCGGTGGCAACTCCGGAGCCGGTGGTGCAGCCGGAGCCTGCCGCGCCGGCCTGGCGCAACATGGACACCGAGGCCCGCTTTCAGGCGCTGTTTTTCGAGGTGGCGGGCATGACCTTTGCCGTGCCGCTGACCCACCTGGGGGGCATTTATCAGCTGTCGAAGCTGACCAGCCTGTTTGGCAAGCCGGCCTGGTTTTCCGGCATCATGACCGAGCGGGAACGCCAGCTCAGCGTGGTGGACACCGCCCGCTGGGCCATGCCTGGCCATACCCAAGACGAGGAATACCAGTATGTGGTGACCCTGGGCGAGAGCAGCTGGGGGCTGGCCTGTCATCAGCTCAAGGGCACCGCCCAGCTTTCCCGGGAGCAGGTGAAGTGGCGCACCACGCCGGGCTCCCGGCCCTGGCTGGCGGGCATGGTCAAGGAAAAAATGTGTGCCCTGCTGCACGTGGATGCATTGATCGCATTGCTGGAGCAGGGCAAAAATATCGACGGACAACGGGTCTGA
- the cheY gene encoding chemotaxis response regulator CheY, whose translation MKILIVDDFSTMRRIIKNLLRDLGFNNTHEADDGLTALPMLKNGDFDFVVTDWNMPGMQGIDLLKAIRADEKLKHLPVLMVTAEAKREQIITAAQAGVNGYVVKPFTAGTLKEKLEKVFERIG comes from the coding sequence ATGAAAATCCTCATCGTGGATGATTTTTCCACCATGCGCAGGATTATAAAAAATCTGCTCAGGGATCTGGGCTTTAACAACACGCACGAGGCGGATGACGGCCTGACGGCCCTGCCCATGCTTAAGAACGGCGACTTCGATTTTGTGGTGACCGACTGGAACATGCCGGGCATGCAGGGCATTGACCTGCTCAAGGCCATTCGTGCCGACGAAAAACTCAAGCACCTGCCGGTGCTGATGGTGACCGCCGAGGCCAAGCGCGAGCAGATCATCACCGCCGCCCAGGCGGGGGTGAACGGCTATGTGGTCAAGCCGTTTACCGCCGGCACCCTTAAGGAAAAACTCGAGAAGGTTTTCGAGCGCATCGGATAA
- a CDS encoding flagellar motor protein: protein MALAGLLLALGCIALAQWWHGGELSVLLDGPALLIVLGGSLGAVWLQTPWFQVRAAIGALAGVFSRPAWPFQEQSARLLRWSHEARQGGFLALEGRLHSDRLDDFTRQGLQWLVDGTEPAMMEQLLDNELARIEEQKELEARVFEAMGGYSPTIGIIGAVLGLIQAMSHLEDPARLGSGIAVAFVATLYGVGLANLLLLPLANRLRAIYRLELRYRELTAIGLLAIARGEGSLSVSRQLSQYQGGRQ from the coding sequence ATGGCATTGGCCGGTCTGCTGCTCGCCCTTGGCTGTATCGCCCTGGCCCAGTGGTGGCACGGAGGCGAGCTGTCGGTGCTGCTGGACGGCCCGGCGCTGCTCATTGTGCTGGGAGGTAGTCTGGGGGCGGTCTGGCTGCAAACGCCCTGGTTTCAGGTGCGCGCCGCCATCGGGGCCCTGGCCGGGGTGTTTTCGCGTCCGGCCTGGCCCTTTCAGGAGCAGAGCGCGCGTCTGCTGCGCTGGTCCCACGAGGCGCGCCAGGGCGGGTTTCTGGCGCTGGAAGGGCGACTGCACAGTGACCGGCTCGACGACTTTACCCGGCAGGGGCTGCAATGGCTGGTGGACGGTACCGAGCCGGCCATGATGGAGCAGTTGCTCGACAATGAGCTGGCGCGCATCGAGGAGCAAAAGGAGCTGGAGGCCCGGGTATTTGAAGCCATGGGCGGCTACAGCCCGACCATTGGCATTATCGGCGCCGTGCTGGGGCTGATCCAGGCCATGTCGCACCTGGAAGATCCGGCCCGGCTGGGCAGCGGCATTGCCGTGGCCTTTGTCGCCACCCTCTACGGCGTGGGCCTGGCCAACCTGCTGCTGCTGCCCCTGGCCAACCGGCTGCGGGCCATTTACCGGCTGGAGCTGCGTTACCGCGAGCTGACCGCCATCGGCCTGCTGGCCATTGCCCGGGGGGAGGGCAGCCTGTCGGTCAGCCGCCAGCTCAGCCAGTATCAGGGAGGCCGGCAATGA
- a CDS encoding chemotaxis protein CheA — protein sequence MGFEVDEDILQDFLVEASEILEQLSEQLVTLERQPDDKDLLNAIFRGFHTVKGGAGFLSLTALVDTCHKAENVFDILRTGQRRVTSELMDVILRALDTVNAMFAQIQNRQEPTPADPALLEELGFYCQPEQPDETPPPAVETPAAGTPAEDNSIESLSEQEYRQMLNELDGEQAASDSDDITDDEFEALLDQLHGAGKHGGVPQSGAVARPEPVAGAAGSGDDDLIDDSEFEALLDQLHGAGKGPTATPAPGGAVPTGAVQPAAAKPEASVAAAKPAAKAEAARPAAHQPPPADTTVRVDTRTLDSIMNMVGELVLVRNRLLSLQSGHENEEITKAVTNLDAVTGDLQGAVMKTRMQPIKKVFGRFPRVVRDLARSMKKEIELEMVGEETDLDKNLVEALADPLVHLVRNSCDHGIETPEEREAAGKPRKGVIRLTASQEGDHILLGIEDDGAGMDPEKLKGIAIKRGILDADGAARMSDHEAYNLIFAPGFSTKVEITDVSGRGVGMDVVKTGISSVNGSIFIDSEKGKGTKLQIKVPLTLAILPTLMVVVGEQTFALPLTNVNEIFHLDLTKTSMVDGQLTVVVRNKAIPLFYLQDWLLRGGKRERKAHGHVVIVMIGNQQVGFVVDGLIGQEEVVIKPLDQLLHGTPGMAGATITSDGGIALILDIAGLIKAYARRYA from the coding sequence ATGGGCTTTGAGGTAGACGAGGATATTCTGCAGGACTTTCTGGTGGAAGCATCGGAAATTCTGGAGCAGCTGTCGGAGCAACTGGTGACCCTGGAGCGTCAGCCCGACGACAAGGATCTGCTGAACGCCATCTTCCGCGGCTTTCACACCGTCAAGGGCGGTGCCGGCTTTTTGTCACTGACCGCTTTGGTGGACACCTGCCACAAGGCCGAGAACGTGTTTGATATTCTGCGCACCGGTCAGCGTCGGGTGACCTCCGAGCTGATGGACGTGATCCTGCGGGCGCTGGATACGGTGAACGCCATGTTTGCCCAGATTCAGAACCGCCAGGAGCCCACCCCGGCAGATCCGGCCCTGCTGGAAGAGCTGGGTTTCTATTGCCAGCCCGAGCAGCCGGACGAAACACCGCCGCCGGCGGTTGAGACCCCGGCGGCCGGCACCCCGGCCGAAGACAATAGCATCGAGTCCCTCAGCGAGCAGGAATACCGGCAAATGCTGAACGAGCTCGATGGCGAGCAGGCGGCCAGCGACAGCGACGACATTACCGACGACGAATTCGAAGCCCTGCTTGACCAGCTGCACGGCGCCGGCAAACACGGCGGCGTGCCGCAGAGCGGCGCCGTGGCCCGCCCCGAGCCGGTGGCCGGCGCCGCCGGCAGCGGCGACGACGATTTGATTGACGACAGCGAATTCGAAGCCCTGCTGGACCAGCTGCACGGTGCCGGCAAGGGCCCCACCGCCACGCCGGCGCCGGGAGGCGCCGTGCCCACCGGCGCCGTGCAGCCCGCGGCCGCGAAACCCGAGGCGTCCGTTGCGGCGGCCAAACCCGCTGCCAAGGCAGAAGCTGCCAGGCCGGCGGCCCACCAGCCGCCCCCCGCCGATACCACGGTGCGGGTGGACACCAGGACCCTCGACAGCATCATGAACATGGTGGGTGAGCTGGTACTGGTGCGTAACCGCCTGCTCAGCCTGCAGTCCGGCCACGAGAACGAGGAAATCACCAAGGCGGTGACCAACCTCGACGCCGTGACCGGCGATCTGCAGGGCGCGGTGATGAAAACCCGCATGCAGCCCATCAAGAAGGTGTTCGGTCGCTTTCCCCGGGTGGTGCGGGATCTGGCCCGCAGCATGAAAAAGGAAATCGAGCTGGAAATGGTGGGGGAAGAGACCGATCTCGACAAGAACCTGGTCGAGGCCCTGGCCGATCCCCTGGTCCACCTGGTGCGCAACTCCTGTGATCACGGCATTGAAACCCCGGAAGAGCGGGAAGCCGCCGGCAAGCCGCGCAAGGGGGTGATCCGGCTGACCGCGTCCCAGGAAGGGGATCATATTCTGCTCGGCATTGAAGACGACGGCGCCGGCATGGATCCGGAAAAGCTCAAGGGCATTGCCATCAAGCGCGGCATTCTCGATGCCGACGGCGCCGCCCGCATGAGCGACCACGAGGCCTACAACCTGATCTTTGCGCCCGGCTTTTCCACCAAGGTGGAGATCACCGACGTGTCTGGCCGGGGCGTGGGCATGGACGTGGTCAAGACCGGCATCAGCTCGGTGAACGGCTCCATCTTTATCGATTCGGAAAAAGGCAAGGGCACCAAACTGCAGATCAAGGTGCCGCTGACCCTGGCCATCCTGCCCACCCTGATGGTGGTGGTGGGAGAGCAGACCTTTGCCCTGCCGCTGACCAACGTCAACGAAATCTTCCACCTGGACCTGACCAAGACCAGCATGGTGGACGGCCAGCTCACCGTGGTGGTGCGCAACAAGGCCATTCCGCTGTTCTATCTGCAGGACTGGCTGCTGCGCGGCGGCAAGCGCGAGCGCAAGGCCCACGGCCATGTGGTGATCGTGATGATCGGCAATCAGCAGGTGGGGTTTGTGGTGGATGGCCTGATCGGCCAGGAGGAAGTGGTGATTAAACCGCTGGATCAGCTGCTGCACGGAACCCCCGGCATGGCCGGCGCCACCATTACCAGCGACGGCGGCATCGCTCTGATCCTCGACATTGCCGGCCTGATCAAGGCCTACGCGCGTCGTTACGCCTGA
- the ccmA gene encoding cytochrome c biogenesis heme-transporting ATPase CcmA, translated as MLEANALTCVREERTLFSELSLTVSPGELVQIAGPNGAGKTSLLRLLAGLSRPYGGEVLWQGENIEHCRDNYHQELFYLGHQAGIKHELTAYENLAFFRRMHHQGSNANLWEVLARVGLAGLEEQYAGQLSAGQKRRVALARLWLGGPQLWILDEPFTAIDKHGVKVLERLFLEHTDAGGMVLITTHQDLNLCADRARILHLAPPREDTP; from the coding sequence ATGCTTGAAGCCAACGCCCTGACCTGCGTTCGCGAGGAACGCACCCTGTTCAGCGAGCTGTCGCTTACCGTCTCGCCCGGCGAGCTGGTGCAGATCGCCGGCCCCAACGGCGCCGGCAAGACCAGCCTGCTGCGCCTGCTGGCGGGCCTGTCCCGGCCCTACGGCGGCGAGGTGCTCTGGCAGGGTGAAAACATCGAGCACTGCCGCGACAACTACCATCAGGAACTGTTCTACCTGGGCCACCAGGCCGGCATCAAGCACGAGCTGACCGCCTATGAAAACCTGGCCTTTTTTCGCCGCATGCACCATCAGGGCAGTAACGCCAACCTGTGGGAGGTGCTGGCGCGGGTGGGGCTGGCGGGGCTGGAAGAGCAGTATGCCGGCCAGCTTTCTGCCGGGCAGAAGCGGCGGGTGGCCCTGGCCCGGCTGTGGCTGGGCGGTCCCCAACTGTGGATCCTCGACGAGCCCTTTACCGCCATCGACAAGCACGGCGTCAAGGTGCTGGAACGGCTGTTCCTCGAGCACACCGACGCCGGCGGCATGGTGCTGATCACCACCCATCAGGATCTCAACCTCTGCGCCGACCGGGCGCGCATTCTTCACCTGGCGCCCCCCCGGGAGGACACCCCATGA